The following nucleotide sequence is from Streptomyces sp. HUAS CB01.
GTGGCCTTGGAGCCCTCGGCGAGGGCGAGGGTGCGCTCGTCGGCGTGGACGGTGACGCCGGCCTCCGCGAGGGCCTCCAGGGCCCGGGGCAGGAAGGTCCCGGCGATGTCCCGGTGGACGAGGAGGGTCTCGGCGGCGTTGCAGACGCTGGGCCGCTGCGCCTTGGAGTTGATCAGGATCTCGACGGCCATGTCGAGGTCGGCCCGGGCGTCGACGTAGACGTGGCAGTTGCCGGTGCCGGTCTCGATGACCGGGACGGTGGACTCCTCGACCACGGTCCGGATCAGGGACGCCCCGCCGCGCGGGATGAGGACGTCGACGAGACCGCGGGCACGCATCAGTTCCCGCACGGAGTCGCGGCTCTCGCCCGGGACGAGCTGCACGGCGTCCGCGGGCAGCCCGGAGCCTCCGACGGCGTCCCGCAGCACCCTCACCAGGGCGGTGTTGGAGGAGTACGCGGAGGAGGAGCCGCGGAGCAGTACGGCGTTGCCGGACTTCAGGCAGAGCGCGGCGGCGTCGACCGTCACGTTCGGCCGGGCCTCGTAGATGATGCCGACGACACCGAGGGGGACACGGACCTGGCGCAGGTCGATCCCGTTGGGGAGGGTCGAGCCGCGGACGACCTCGCCGACCGGGTCGGGCAGCGCGACGACGTGCCGGACGTCGGCGGCGATGGCCCGGACCCGCTCCGGGGTGAGGGTGAGCCGGTCGATGATCGCCTCGCTCGTGCCGGCCTCCCGCGCGCGGGCGACGTCCTCGGCGTTGGCCTCGACGATCTCGCTCGTCCGGACCTCGAGGGCGTCGGCGATCGCCAGCAGGGCGTCGTCCTTGACCGCGCGCGGAAGTGGCGCGATGTCGGCGGCCGCGGCGCGGGCGCGGTAGGCGGCCCGGGTGACCGGGGTCAGGTTGTCGTACGGCGAGAGCGAGGTCATGCCCGCAGGGTAATGCGCACGCTGCGGGCATCCCTCACGTATCCCGCACTGCGAGACGTGACGGACCGGGCGCTGGTACCGGATGGGGCCTCCGCCGGCGGCGGAGCCGGCCGGTCACGCGTGCGGGCTCCGGCCCGCCGTCG
It contains:
- a CDS encoding glutamate-5-semialdehyde dehydrogenase, which encodes MTSLSPYDNLTPVTRAAYRARAAAADIAPLPRAVKDDALLAIADALEVRTSEIVEANAEDVARAREAGTSEAIIDRLTLTPERVRAIAADVRHVVALPDPVGEVVRGSTLPNGIDLRQVRVPLGVVGIIYEARPNVTVDAAALCLKSGNAVLLRGSSSAYSSNTALVRVLRDAVGGSGLPADAVQLVPGESRDSVRELMRARGLVDVLIPRGGASLIRTVVEESTVPVIETGTGNCHVYVDARADLDMAVEILINSKAQRPSVCNAAETLLVHRDIAGTFLPRALEALAEAGVTVHADERTLALAEGSKATVVPATAEDWETEYLSYDIAAAVVDSLDKAVEHIRLWSSGHTEAIVTTSQAAARRFTQLVDSTTVAVNASTRFTDGGQFGFGAEIGISTQKLHARGPMGLPELTSTKYIVTGDGHIR